In Acidobacteriota bacterium, the genomic window GATCAGGCGCTCGCAACCGCGAATGAAATCGGAATGCACGGTCTAATCAAAGAGGTGAACGCTCTCAAGTCGCAGTAGCCCTGGCTGCGCTCCCAGCTAACGAGCATCCGCCTGGTATTCCGCTGGCGCCGGCTCAGACTGAACACGCGCGCGCCGCGCGGCGAATGCCTCCCTCGTCAGCTTGAAAATCATTCGCCGATTATCAGCAATCACTCTCATCCACTCACGCTTGGTCATCTGCGGGAAATATATCCCGCGAAAGAAAAGACGCGAGATCAGATGGATCAGCCGGTGTCCGACCGATTTGTGCTGAATCTTCTCGATAGCTCTGGCGTTGGCTTCAGCGCTATACGAGGCCGACCATGCGCGATTCAACTCCTCGTGCACCTGTTCTTCGCTGATCCTTAGCGGAGTGTGCGCCATCGTGAAGGGCGCGAAGTCCAGCCAGTGCTTTGGGCGCGTGAGCCGGCCCGAGGCCTGCAGGCGCGCATACAGCGGAGTTGAAGGGAAGGGAACGAGATTGCTGAAGATCGGAAGCCCGGGCGGCCAGCTACGCATCTGCTCGAGCGTTCGCTCGGCCACACCCGGCGTGTCGTAGTCCATGCCGAAGATGAATCCGAACATCGCAATGATATTTCGTTGCGCGAGCCGATCGAGCACAGCCCCGTACTCGGCAGGTTTGTTGAAGCCCTTTTTGACATCGGCGAGGTTCGCCGGATCGATCGATTCCAAACCGATGTACAAACATCTGGAGCCCGCCGCCGCGAGCAGATCGGCAAGTTCTTCGTCGCGTAGCAGGTTCATGCTGATCTGCGCGATAAACGGCAATTGAGCGCCGGCGTCGATGATCGCGCGCAAAAGCGACTTCGTTCGCTTGATGTTGATTGCAAAGTTATCATCGACAAAGAAAACAAAAACCTGCCCCCCGTCTCGCCTGGCGCGCCTCTTCAGACTCAACATTTCTTCGACGACACTCTCATCGGAGCGAAATCGGATGGAGTCGCCAAAGAACCCGGTCACCGTGCAGAACTCGCAACCGTAGGGACAGCCACGGCCCGACTCGATTGGAATCAAGCGAAATGTTCCGAACCCCGCGCTCACCCGTTTGAGCACCGGTCGCAGGAAACCGGGTACGAGATTGAACTGATCGAGGTCGAGCGACTCCCACGGAATCACCGGATAGTCCTGGAGGCTGGGTTTGCGCTCTTTACCCGCGGCATCGACCGGCGCGTAAACCTCTTTGAGTTGACCGCGCGCAGCGTCCTCGACAATCTGAGGCCAGAGCTCGTCGGCTTCGCCAAGCGCAATTGCATCGGCGTGACGAATGCCACCGTCTCGACCAAGCGCCTCGTCCGGCATTTCGGTTACGTGCGGCCCGCCCATCACCACCGGCACGCCTGCGCTGCGGATGGCATCGGCCATGCGATAAGCTTTGGCGACCATTCTGGTCATGGAACCGATGCCGACCAGATCGATGCGGCGCTTGCGCACGAACCGAGCCATATCGGCTTCATTCATCGCCTGTGTGTTGCCATCAATCAATAGCACCTCGTGCTCCGGCGGAGTGATCGCTTGAAGCAAAAACATCCAAAGATGCGGCATGAAATTGCGGGTGACCCCGTTGTCCGGGTTGTAGAGCAGGATCCTCATCTAATCTCCTCCGTTGTGGCGCGGGCCCTAATAGCGCGATAAGCGAAACTACGAATGACCGTGGTGTCTTCGTACAAGAACCAGAACGGTATCGAGGTGAAAACAGCAAGTTCTTTGACTGAGCTTAGCGTGCAGCTTCAAATTGATGCGACGAGCGGAGTGGATGATAGCATGAACATCACAGGATTCAAGCGCCAAACTGATCGACGGCAAGTGGCTCCTTCCGTCAGCCAGAGCAAAGGGCTAGCGGATCGCAAGCACGGGAGCAACCCGGCGCATTTAGAAGACAGCAGAAATCATTGGAAGCAACGTGCACGGCAACAGTCTTCCCAAGACTCTGATATGTCTGCTACGATCCGCCATCTCACACTCCAGGTACAACGATGACGGTTCGACGAAATCAAGTTGACCCAGACAAAATAAACCGCGAGGCAGTGCTGCCTTTCCAACTCCGTCTAGATGATTTCGCTCTGTCAATACAGGACATCTACGATTTTTTTTACGACGTGAACGTTCGTCTCGTAGAACGAGGACTTGAGCGACTGGATGATATGCTGCGTCCGGCGATAATGTCCGGTCTTCTATCGGATATGTTGACGGCCAGTATGGCCAAACATTCCCGAACGCTCACCGCTAACTGCTATTTTAATGGACATCCTGACTTAATTGTCCGCGGAGTCTACCCTGACAACTGCGTAAAAGCCGGGGTTGAAGGCGTCGAGATCAAGACAACCAGAAAAACCGGAGGCGCCGTAGACACTCACGGCGCCCGCGATCAGTGGATGTGTGTTTTCGTCTATGTCGTAGACATTGAGACAGAGCCAGCACGCGAACGGGCACCTATGTCATTCACCGAGGTATATTTGGCCTTGGTTACAACGGACGACTTCAGGAAGAATCCGCGTAGTGAGCTTGGCACACGAACCGCGACGCTTCATCGTCAGGGCATTGAGAAGTTGCGCCGCGGTTGGATTTACAAGTTGAGCGGATAGTTCCCGCCGTTCTTAAACTTCACAAGCTTGGGAATTGCATTTTTGGCAAGGTCGAAATACCGCGGGTCTTTCTCGACCCCAACGCTCTCATATTGAACTGCCTCGGCGGCGGCCAATGTTGATCCTGATCCCGCAAAGGTATCAAGGACGAGTCCCTCGCCAAGCGGAAGGACACCTCGGATTAGCGAGCGGAGGAACGCTTGCGGCTTCAAACTCGGGTGAGGCGCTAAGGCTCGTTCCGATTTGTGTGTGGGAGATGATGGGATCACATCGCCAAAAGGACGATCGCTCGACGGCCTTCGGAAGCCACCGGTTTTCCATTTTCGCAGATTGTCTTGTACCCGACCTTCTATTGGCTTACGAAAAACAACCCAGGGCTCCCACATAGAACGTGGCATGACACTAACACCCATGAACTCCTCGTGGGCAGCCTTGGGCCTATCGCCGCCGCGCATGGTCATAACCAGACGGACAATTTCACCGCGTCTTTCGAGCCCGGCTCGCGCCAAAGCTCCGGAAATTGCATACGACAAGAGTGGATTGCTCGCGACCACGACATTGGCGCCGGGAACCAGTACGGGAAGCAAAGCGCGTCCCCATTCCAGGAAGAATCTTGCAAGTTCCTCAACGTCACTTGGCGACAGTACCGTGAAGCGTGGCAAGGGGGAGCGCGTTGCACCATCGAACCTGGGCGGTATACGCCAAACGCCACCTTTTCCCTTGCGTAGCTTTTCCTGTTGTTCGGGCGCGTATTCGACCAACCCATAAGGCGGATCTGTCACTACAGCATGAATCGAATTCTCGCTCTGTTTGCGCAACCACTCAAAGCAGTCGGCCTCGAAGAGGGTCGCGCGACCGAATTCGAACATTCTACACGTGGAGCCATTCCGTGTCTCTAAGCGAGGTTTGTCATACGGAGCTGCAGTTTCACGGATCGAGTAAATACCTCGGTCCTCACGCCGGAAGAGCGAGTCAGAGTTCAGCCTAAGATAAGATCTAATACTTGATGAGGCAGAGTGGCCTATGAGTCCGCGAACCCCGTCTTCAATCTCAAGAATGGACGCACCCCTTGGCTTATTAGATAGTATCGTCATGATGGCGTCGCGCACCTCACCTGGCCGACGTCGGCTTTTGCTATTGCGCTTTGTACTGGTGGACATGCGCGGCAGTCTAAGACGTCTGGACGTCTCTGTCAACGTCGCTTTGAGAACGGGACCAGAGATAGACTCTTTGTCTGCCGTCCAACTCTCCGATTCTGGGAAAGCTCATCCTGCAAGCGGACAGTCCGCCACCGCCCTCAATTGATCCAACAGACTCGATGTGAAGTCATTCCGTTACTTAAGCGCAACCGCAACACTGGCACGCTATTTGGCTCTCACTTTGCCAAGTCTACCCGCACGAGTGTGTAAAAGAGGCGGCGACGCGTGAACTGGACCCGGCTGTTTCCAGGAAGAGGATTTCCGCAATGGAGGAAGTTTTGCAGTCGACAAGGGTCGATCCGATGGTCGCGCTCAGGTACGAATGAAACGATTTTGCGCAACAGAAAAAGGAGATTCGCTTTTATGACCAAACTGATCAAGTCAGTTTCTCTTATGTTCGTTATCGCGCTTGTCTGCTCGCAGCCGCGCATTTCAGCATCGCAGACTGCCGGGACGAAGTCCTCAACGCATACAGAGAATTCGATCAGGCAAGAGGACCACAACTGGACCTGGCATCATCGGGACAACGAGATAGATCTTAAAGTGACGATTCGCGGCAAGGTCGAGTTTGCCGACGATGACAGCGACATCAAAAGCATCTCGCCGGATGGGTCAATCCGCGTGTCTGACGACCGCGGCGGAGTGTATCGAAAGTTCGAAGCATCGATGACCCCCAGCGGATTGAAACGATCGTACTCAATCAACGGCCAATCAACCCCGTTCAACGATGATGCGCGCGGGTGGCTCGCAAAAGTGCTAAATGACACAGTCCGGCAGGGCGGCTACGATGCAAGACCGCGAGTGCAGAGAATCCTGAAGCAAAGCGGGCCGAGCGGAGTGCTGGCGGAGATCGCGCAACTCAAAGGCGATTACGTAAAACGCATCTACTTTGACGAACTGCTCAATCAAGGCAACCTCGACACCGGGACGGCAAGGGAGGTCCTCCGCCAGGCTTCGCGGGTGATCCATTCCGATTACGAAAAAGCGCAGCTTCTCATCAAGATGTCCGACAGCTACCTTGGCGACGAGCAGGCGCGCACTATCTATCTCGAAGGCGTGAACACGATTCATTCGGATTATGAAAAGGGCCGGGTGCTTGCCGCGCTGTTGAAGCAAGGAAGTCTGAGCGGCGAGAACCTTTTATTTACGATTCGTTCCGCGCACAACATTTCTTCCGATTATGAGAGAGCGCAGTTGTTGATCAAGATAGCAGGCGCTTTCCCGCTTGATGAACAAGCGCGCGCCGTCTATCTCGAAGGAGTTGCGACCATCAAGTCGGACTACGAAAAAGGGCGGGTGCTTTCCGCGATCCTGAAGAAGGGAGATCTTGGCAGAGAGACTCTGCTGTTCGCGCTCAAATCTGCTTCCACCATCTCTTCCGATTACGAAAAAGCGCAGTTGTTCATCAAGGTTGCCGCTGCAAGCTCGGGCGACGAGGCTGTGCGCACTGCCTTGATTGACTCGGCGCGCGGTATCAGGTCGGAGTACGAACGCGGGCGCGTTCTCTCTGCTGTCTTCAAATAGCAGCAGTAGAAGAATTGCCGATTTGCGATTGCCCATTGCCGACGGTTCCGGGTTTGCGGTTCCGGGTTCAACCTGAACCCTGAACCACGAACCCTGAACCTGAGTTCAGGAGTACGTATGCAAATTCTTTGGCAAGATGTTCGTTATGGCGTGAGAACGCTGCGGGGTAATTTCAGCTTCACTCTCATAGCCATCGTCGCCCTGGCATTGGGAATCGGCGCGAACACCGCCATCTTCAGCGTGGTCAATGCCGTTCTTCTGCGTCCGCTGCCGTACCGGGATGCCGGCCGCATCGTAGCTATTCAGGAAATCACAAGAGAGGGCAAGCGCATTCAAGTGACGCCCGCGAATTTCCTGGACTGGCGCGCGCAGAACACCGTCTTCGAACATCTGGCTGCGATTCTCGAACGCACGTCGAACCTTGCCGGCACGGACCAGGCCGAGCGCATCAACCTCGTCATGACCTCGGCAAACTTCTTTCAGGTGTTCGGCGCGCAGCCGCAGCGCGGGCGATTATTCCTTCCGGAAGACGAACAGGCCGGGCATCCTCCGATTGTCGTCCTCGGTCACGGGTTGTGGCAGCGGCGCTTCGGCGGCGACCCCGAGATCGTCGGCAAATCCGTCACGCTGGACGGCAAGGGCTACGCCGTCGTAGGGATCGCGCCGGCTGGCTTTCAATATCCCGGTAAGACCGACGCGTGGCTGCCGCCGCTCAGACTCGCGCCGGCAGTCAACGACACAATGGATGTGACGCGGGTGCGCGGCTTCGGATTCCTGAGCGCGGTGGCGTTGCTGAAGCCGGGCGTCCCGCTCGGGCAGGCGCAAGCCGAGATGGAAACGATCACCACTCAGTTGCGGGAGCAGTACCCCGAAACCAACAACAGGCGTTTCGACCGCGTCGTCACCCTGCACACGCATCTGGTCGGCGACACAAGCACGGTGTTGTGGCTGCTTCTGGGCGCGGTCGGCTTCGTCTTGTTGATAGCCTGCGCCAACGTCGCGAATCTGATGCTTGTGCGCGCAACCGCCAGGCAAAAGGAGATTGCGATCCGCACCGCGCTTGGCGCATCGCGGCTGCGCATCATTCGACAACTGCTTACCGAAAGCGTGATGCTCGCGATTACCGGCGGCGCGACGGGACTGTTGCTGGCCTGGTGGGGAATAGACTTGCTGACGCGCCTGCTGCCGAAAGATTTCCCGAGGCTTCAAGACATCAACTTAGATCTGACCGTGCTCGGCTCGACTATCGTTGTTTCCCTGATTACCGGCATCGTGTTTGGCTTCGCTCCCGCGTGGCAAGTCTCGAGAACCGATGTTAACGAAACGCTGAAAGACAATTCGCGAGGCGCAATCGGCGGCGGCGTCGGCAACCGACTCCGCAGTCTGTTCGTCGTCGCGGAAGTCGCGCTGTCGCTGGTACTGCTGGTTGGCGCGGGACTTCTGCTTCGCAGTTTCCTTCAACTGCAATCCGTCAACACCGGCTTCAATCCGGCGCAGGTGTTGACCATACGTTTGAGTCCTTCGGGTACGAACTTCCGCGAAGATCCGCAATACATCGCCTACTACAAACAAGTGACCGAACGGATCAGTGCGATCCCGGGGGTCGAGTCGGTCGGCGCAATCAACACGCTGCCGTTGGCGAAGGGTCCGACCGCGGGTTTCCGAATCGAAGGCCGCCCGCTACTGCCCGCCGATCAGTGGCCCGGAGGAAACTATCGCAATGTCAACCCCGATTACTTCCGCGCCTTGAACATCCCGGTGGTGCAAGGCCGCGGCTTTGAGGAGAGGGACAACGCCTCGGCTCAGCTTGTCGCGATGATCAACCAAGCTACGGCCGACCACGATTTCGCGGGCGAGAATCCGGTCGGCAAACGCATCAACTTCGGCGGCGTCGATAGCAAACGCCAACCGATCTGGTTCGAGATCGTAGGCGTTGTGGCCAACGTTCGGAGCATTGAGTTGAAGGAAGACCCGTTGGCGGAAGTGTACACCGCTTCGCTGCAGGATGCTTTCGTCGGCATGTCGATTGTCATACGCACGACAATCGAGCCGGCGGGTTTGACCGCCGCGGTGCGGCAGGCTGTGCAAGACGTGGATCGAGCGCAGCCGATTTCGGAGATCCGAACGATGGACAACGTCGTCAGCGAGTCGGTAACTCAGCCGCGTTTCAACCTCACGTTGCTGGGCATCTTCGGCGGCATCGCGCTGGTTTTGTCGGCGGCTGGAATCTACGGCGTGATGGCTTATACGGTGGCGCAGCGAACGCATGAAATCGGCATTCGCGTTGCGCTGGGGGCTAAGGCTCCCGACGTGCTGCGGATGATACTAGCTCAAGGTTTGCGATTGACGGCCATCGGTATCGTGATCGGCTTGGTGGGCTCGATGCTGCTAACAAGGTTCTTGTCCACGCTCTTATTCGGCGTGAGCCCAACCGACCCGCTGACCTTCGCGGTCGTCGCATTGTTTTTGATG contains:
- a CDS encoding radical SAM protein, translating into MRILLYNPDNGVTRNFMPHLWMFLLQAITPPEHEVLLIDGNTQAMNEADMARFVRKRRIDLVGIGSMTRMVAKAYRMADAIRSAGVPVVMGGPHVTEMPDEALGRDGGIRHADAIALGEADELWPQIVEDAARGQLKEVYAPVDAAGKERKPSLQDYPVIPWESLDLDQFNLVPGFLRPVLKRVSAGFGTFRLIPIESGRGCPYGCEFCTVTGFFGDSIRFRSDESVVEEMLSLKRRARRDGGQVFVFFVDDNFAINIKRTKSLLRAIIDAGAQLPFIAQISMNLLRDEELADLLAAAGSRCLYIGLESIDPANLADVKKGFNKPAEYGAVLDRLAQRNIIAMFGFIFGMDYDTPGVAERTLEQMRSWPPGLPIFSNLVPFPSTPLYARLQASGRLTRPKHWLDFAPFTMAHTPLRISEEQVHEELNRAWSASYSAEANARAIEKIQHKSVGHRLIHLISRLFFRGIYFPQMTKREWMRVIADNRRMIFKLTREAFAARRARVQSEPAPAEYQADAR
- a CDS encoding DNA methyltransferase is translated as MFEFGRATLFEADCFEWLRKQSENSIHAVVTDPPYGLVEYAPEQQEKLRKGKGGVWRIPPRFDGATRSPLPRFTVLSPSDVEELARFFLEWGRALLPVLVPGANVVVASNPLLSYAISGALARAGLERRGEIVRLVMTMRGGDRPKAAHEEFMGVSVMPRSMWEPWVVFRKPIEGRVQDNLRKWKTGGFRRPSSDRPFGDVIPSSPTHKSERALAPHPSLKPQAFLRSLIRGVLPLGEGLVLDTFAGSGSTLAAAEAVQYESVGVEKDPRYFDLAKNAIPKLVKFKNGGNYPLNL
- a CDS encoding ABC transporter permease codes for the protein MQILWQDVRYGVRTLRGNFSFTLIAIVALALGIGANTAIFSVVNAVLLRPLPYRDAGRIVAIQEITREGKRIQVTPANFLDWRAQNTVFEHLAAILERTSNLAGTDQAERINLVMTSANFFQVFGAQPQRGRLFLPEDEQAGHPPIVVLGHGLWQRRFGGDPEIVGKSVTLDGKGYAVVGIAPAGFQYPGKTDAWLPPLRLAPAVNDTMDVTRVRGFGFLSAVALLKPGVPLGQAQAEMETITTQLREQYPETNNRRFDRVVTLHTHLVGDTSTVLWLLLGAVGFVLLIACANVANLMLVRATARQKEIAIRTALGASRLRIIRQLLTESVMLAITGGATGLLLAWWGIDLLTRLLPKDFPRLQDINLDLTVLGSTIVVSLITGIVFGFAPAWQVSRTDVNETLKDNSRGAIGGGVGNRLRSLFVVAEVALSLVLLVGAGLLLRSFLQLQSVNTGFNPAQVLTIRLSPSGTNFREDPQYIAYYKQVTERISAIPGVESVGAINTLPLAKGPTAGFRIEGRPLLPADQWPGGNYRNVNPDYFRALNIPVVQGRGFEERDNASAQLVAMINQATADHDFAGENPVGKRINFGGVDSKRQPIWFEIVGVVANVRSIELKEDPLAEVYTASLQDAFVGMSIVIRTTIEPAGLTAAVRQAVQDVDRAQPISEIRTMDNVVSESVTQPRFNLTLLGIFGGIALVLSAAGIYGVMAYTVAQRTHEIGIRVALGAKAPDVLRMILAQGLRLTAIGIVIGLVGSMLLTRFLSTLLFGVSPTDPLTFAVVALFLMGVALVACFVPARRAAKTDPMVALRYE